The genomic window CTGACTTTTCGTGGTGTTGATGGCTTTCAAACAGAAGAGCTCGTTATTATTACGAATAAATTGGCGGATGCAAAAGAGCGACGTTTAGCCTCACAAGCCAATTATGAATTAGTGAATAAATATATGAAAGATCATAATACTGATCTTTCCTCGATGCCCGATTTTTCTTCTCACCCTCAGCTACAAGATCTGAGAATTGCGCTTATACAAGCAACAAGAAAACTATCCGAGCTGACTCGACGATATGGCCCGAAACATATTAAAGTGATTGAAGCTAATGCTGAAATAAAGGTGATTCAGAAGCAAACGGCACAGTTGCTTAATGAATTGAGCCAAGGGCTTCAACAAAAATATCAAGCCGATCTTATCAAAGAAAATCACTATAAATCGCTTTTAGCTTTGCATAAAAAGGATTTCTCTGCACTAGCCAGTAAGCGCGAGCATTATGACGGTTTGATGGCCGATCTTACTCAAAAGCAATCCCTGTATGAGCAGCTTTATTTGCGCACTACCGAACATGCTCTTAATACTACGTATAGGGAACAAGACGCACGTATTTATGATCCGGCAGTGGTCAGTGATCGCCCTGCGAAACCGAATAAGCCGTTGTTAGTTGTGATGGTCAGTATAATGACAATGATAATCGGTGCTTTGATTATCATTATTCGGGCTGCCACCAAGCAAACAATAGCAACACTTGCACAGTTGGAAGAAAAATTTGGGTTGATTCCACTCACGGATATGCCCGTATTTACTGGTGAGCCGATGTCGACATGGGCATTAGGTAAACAAATTTTCTCTAACCAATATGCGAACGAGATCGGCAATGGGGCCTATACTGCTCTATCGTTAGCTCGCCCTAAAAGCCAATGCGTAGGTGTTGTATCGTCATACCGAAAAGAAGGGGCAACAACAACGGCATTGTTATTGGCTGCGGCAGTAAGTGAAGTGAAATCAACCCTATTACTCGATTTGGATTATCGAGGAGACGGTGAGTTCACGAAAGATATTATTGCGGACAGCGATACCATTGAGTCAGGCGACCAAGAGGAAGTGGCTGGATTCAGTCAACTCGTGTTGAATCAATTGGGTTCGATACAAACCGGAACTGAAAACAGTGCTTCATTATCACACGGCCCATCATCACTCGATATTGATCAAATCATTCAGCCTC from Vibrio artabrorum includes these protein-coding regions:
- a CDS encoding exopolysaccharide transport family protein, which translates into the protein MIKHGKSLESNVNFTPLLTALKNHGLKLLLVTAVVTGLSLPVIWSMTDKYVSTATVLIKAQSDNVSPIDPIENYDSARSQYYETQFSLMQSRVVLVKAVEAMALQKNEQFNGAMLADNGDWTLSRELRINHAVKELQRHLTFTLVRLTQLVYVSYESASPQQASMIANGVAKAFIDYTVEQKIARTQQAKLWNQQQLDVLKKQIRQQKQEIDAFLQREGLLTFRGVDGFQTEELVIITNKLADAKERRLASQANYELVNKYMKDHNTDLSSMPDFSSHPQLQDLRIALIQATRKLSELTRRYGPKHIKVIEANAEIKVIQKQTAQLLNELSQGLQQKYQADLIKENHYKSLLALHKKDFSALASKREHYDGLMADLTQKQSLYEQLYLRTTEHALNTTYREQDARIYDPAVVSDRPAKPNKPLLVVMVSIMTMIIGALIIIIRAATKQTIATLAQLEEKFGLIPLTDMPVFTGEPMSTWALGKQIFSNQYANEIGNGAYTALSLARPKSQCVGVVSSYRKEGATTTALLLAAAVSEVKSTLLLDLDYRGDGEFTKDIIADSDTIESGDQEEVAGFSQLVLNQLGSIQTGTENSASLSHGPSSLDIDQIIQPLSSGLSYLAPGILAESPLTFFSRPECESALRALRQRFDTVIIKLPALNDSKDTQLLLRFLDSLIVVVKSEKHTASEIKQQLNKLSPLLNEPAFGVLNQVSDDRIVGEESLRFIAQGSMDILKLDEAS